From a region of the Mauremys mutica isolate MM-2020 ecotype Southern chromosome 12, ASM2049712v1, whole genome shotgun sequence genome:
- the LOC123345967 gene encoding zinc finger protein RFP-like, which produces MAAANPAQALQDEVTCPICLEYFKDPVSLDCDHNFCRACITQCWEGFDTDISCPQCREIFPQRNLRLNRQLRNIVEAARELRMQTVKEPEPERLCEKHKEPLKLFCKEDEIPICLVCDRSKEHRDHTVIPAEEAAEEFQEKIQAYLQTLREEREKLLGCKVSVQMRSQEYLRKIRTERQKIVSEFQQLRQFLEEQERLLLGQLAELNEEIVTIQNENITKLSEISRLSELISEMEGKCQKPASEFLQDVRSTLSRCEKGKFQQPEEISAELEERVSGFSQKTIALLETVRKFKDTLPSALETKRVNVTLDPDTVHPQLVLSEDWKSVRWEERRQDLPDSPERFDSEPCVLGCEGFTSGRHCWEVEVDGGGGWFVGVARESVRRKGQISPEDGICAVGYVLDQFWALTTPATPLPLSRVPSRIRVCLDCDRGQVTFIDAGDKAPIFTFPPGSVPGERIRPWLWVLGVGSRLRLCP; this is translated from the exons ATGGCTGCTGCGAATCCAGCACAAGCTCTCCAGGATGAAGTGACCTGtcccatctgtctggagtattttaaaGATCCGGTGTCTCTAGACTGTGatcacaatttctgccgagcctgcatcacccagtgctgggagggattcGATACAGAcatctcctgccctcagtgcagagagatcTTTCCCCAGAGGAACCTCCGGCTGAACAGGCAGCTCAGGAATATTGTGGAAGCAGCCAGAGAACTCAGGATGCAGACAGTAAAGGAACCAGAACCAGAGAGACTGTGTGAGAAACACAAGGAGCCTCTAAAACTGTTCTGCAAAGAGGACGAAATCCCCATCTGTCTGGTGTGTGACAGATCCAAGGAGCACAGAGATCACACCGTCATTCCTGCAGAGGAAGCTGCTGAAGAATTCCAG GAAAAGATTCAGGCCTATTTGcagactctgagggaagagagagaaaagctgctgggatgtAAAGTGAGTGTACAAATGAGAAGCCAGGAATATCTG AGAAAGATACGAACCGAGAgacagaagattgtgtctgaatttcagcaactgcggcagttcctggaggaacaagagcgactcctgctgggcCAGCTGGCAGAGCTGAACGAGGAGATTGTGACGATACAGAATGAAAATATCACCAAACTCTCGGAGATTTCCCGtctcagtgagctgatcagtgagatggaggggaagtgtcagaagccagccagtgaattcctgcag gatgtcagaagTACCTTGAGCAG gtgtgagaaggggaagttccaacagccagaggagatttctgctgaactggaagagcgagtcagtggtttctcccagaaaactaTTGCGCTACTGGAGACTGtgaggaagttcaaag acactctgccgtctgcGCTGGAGACAAAAAGAG tgaacgtgactctggatccagacacggttCATCCCcaactcgtcctgtctgaggattggaaaagtgtgagatgggaaGAAAGACGGCAGGATCTGCCTGACAGTCCTGAACGATTTGACAgtgagccctgtgtgctgggctgtgagggattcacatcggggagacattgctgggaggtagAGGTGGATGGTGGGGGAGGCTGGtttgtgggggtggccagagagtctgtgaggaggaagggacaGATCAGCCCTGAGGATGGGATCTGTGCTGTGGGGTATGTCTTGGATCAATTCTGGGCTCTCACCACCCCtgcaacccccctgcccctgagccgggtccccagcaggatccgggtttgtctggactgtgaccgggggcaggtgacatttatcgatgctggtgacaaGGCCccaatcttcactttcccgcctggctccgtccctggggagagaatccgaccctggctctgggtgctGGGGGTAGGATCCCGGCTCCGCCTGTGTCCCTGA
- the LOC123345978 gene encoding uncharacterized protein LOC123345978, whose amino-acid sequence MPAPRGRRAPAWSTPEVVDLLGLWGQGDVQAQLRNSRRNFDVYSQIARGMEEKGYDRDPQQCRVKIKELRQAYQKAKEANSRSGAEPQTCRFYKELHAILDSDSTSTAKHPVDTLGDLESQATGVSPEIEVMIKEEEDEEEEEYGGQATGGSGGVASQDFFLTPEQSSQSQQSSPGEPDAGEGTSAAANAALRASPSTPEERLGQVRRRKKRTREDMFQEVLRASRASEREQRAWRIMINDKMQRDSEDRRNGQQEMITLLREQTDMLRSLIELQAEHIRARLPLQPIENCIPGPPYTGLHISSGPAAVPQALHPTEDYTQ is encoded by the exons ATGCCTGCTCCACGCGGCAGACgggctcctgcctggagtacgccggaggtggtggatctcctgggcctgtggggacaAGGGGACGTGCAGGCACAGCTCCGAAACAGCCGTCGGAACTTCGACGTCTACAGCCAGATTGCTCggggcatggaggagaagggctacgacagggacccgcagcagtgccgcgtgaaaatcaaggagctgcGGCAGGCGTACCAGAAGGCAAAGGAGGCAAATAGTCGCTCCGGTGCGGAGCCGCAGACGTGCCgcttctacaaggagctgcacGCCATCCTCGACAGCGACTCCACCTCCACCGCCAAGCATCCTGTGGATACTTTGGGGGACCTGGAGTCACAGGCCACCGGGGTGAGCCCTGAGATCGAGGTGATGAtcaaggaagaggaggacgaggaagaggaggagtatgGGGGACAGGCGACAGGGGGATCTGGTGGCGTGGCGAGCCAGGACTTCTTTTTGACTCCTGAgcagtctagccagtcccagcagtccAGCCCCggtgagcctgatgcaggggagGGAACCTCTG CAGCTGCAAATGCGGCCTTGAGGGCCTCTCCGTCCACCCCAGAGGAGCGGCTgggccaggtgaggaggaggaagaagaggacaagggaAGACATGTTTCAGGAGGTCCTGCGAGCCTCCCGCGCTTCGGAGCGCGAGCAGAGGGCTTGGAGGATAATGATCAATGACAAAATGCAGCGGGATAGCGAGGACAGGAGGAACGGGCAGCAAGAGATGATCACATTGCTCCGGGAGCAGACAGACATGCTGCGGTCTCTGATCGAACTTCAGGCCGAACACATCCGTGCtcgcctccccctgcagcccataGAGAACTGCATTCCAGGACCTCCCTATACTGGCCTCCACATATCTTCTGGGCCTGCAGCAGTACCCCAGGCACTCCACCCCACGGAAGATTACACACAATGA
- the LOC123345982 gene encoding butyrophilin subfamily 2 member A2-like, with product MKPEISSFLSFPPPDTLPSELKTKRGESLGTFRQANMTLDPDTAHPELVLSEDWKSVRRGNTQQDLPKNLERFDTEPCVLGWEGFTSGRHCWEVEVVAGQCWAMGVARESVRRKGLISRSPEGGIWAVERWWGQFRALTSPATPLPLSRAPSRIRVCLDCDRGQVTFINAGDEAPIFTFPPGSIPGGRIQPWLWVLGPGSGLRLCA from the exons ATGAAGCCTGAAATCTCATCTTTTTTATCCTTTCCCCCTCCAGATACTCTGCCGTCTGAACTGAAGACAAAAAGAGGGGAATCTCTAGGAACATTCAGACAGG CAAAtatgactctggatccagacacggctcatccagagctcgtcctgtctgaggactGGAAAAGTGTGAGACGCGGAAACACACAGCAAGATTTGCCCAAGAACcttgagagatttgacactgagccctgtgtgctgggctgggagggattcacctcggggagacattgctgggaggtggaggtggtggcTGGGCAATGCTGGGCTATGGGGGTGGCCAGAGaatctgtgaggaggaagggactGATCAGCCgtagccctgagggggggatctgggctgtggagcggtGGTGGGGTCAGTTCCGGGCTCTTACCTCCCCtgcgacccccctgcccctgagccgggctcccagcaggatccgggtttgtctggactgtgaccgggggcaggtgacatttatcaatgctggtgacgaggccccaatcttcactttcccgccgggctccatCCCTGGTGGCAGAATCCAACCCTGGCTCTGGGTGCTGGGACCAGGATCTGGGCTCAGATTGTGTGCCTGA